In the Vanessa cardui chromosome 10, ilVanCard2.1, whole genome shotgun sequence genome, one interval contains:
- the LOC124533095 gene encoding uncharacterized protein LOC124533095, giving the protein MEVFIEYVKQYPVLYNPEDKDYRDTTKKDGLWKRIVDEMKNPNISDIKTAKNEWKKLRDGHRESIKRIKSSTSGQAASPTNTWKYASLLEFLLPYMKNRPRSGNVNEIQNNKTNRTMEAGNASESQDITILHTETQENTDHVSNTESIPSTSHSSSSEQRQRKRKNDESLAVLLRDIDADYEKRRHEIKEKEKAERESRSHPLKLFFDSMSETAIKFPEWLQRDIKRKIFTIISEAEDKYDNYLYGSQFSYGYSTSSAQSTPRSQDTPVSQDNPYFQDTQNNEGTSFTDTTFN; this is encoded by the exons ATGGAGGTGTTTATTGAATATGTCAAGCAGTATCCTGTGTTGTATAATCCAGAGGATAAAGACTACCGGGACACAACTAAAAAAGACGGTTTATGGAAGAGGATAGTGGATGAAATGAAAAACCCGAACATATCAGAca TTAAAACGGCAAAAAACGAATGGAAGAAATTACGTGATGGGCATCGAGAAtcaataaaaagaattaaaagcTCAACAAGTGGCCAAGCTGCATCACCAACAAACACTTGGAAATATGCCAGTCTACTTGAATTTTTATTGCCTTATATGAAAAACCGCCCAAGAAGTGGTAACGTAAATGAAATccagaataataaaacaaacaggaCAATGGAAGCTGGTAATGCAAGTGAAAGCCAGgatattacaattttacataCTGAGACACAGGAAAATACTGATCATGTTTCTAACACTGAATCTATACCATCTACATCTCACAGCTCATCGTCTGAACAAAGgcaaagaaagagaaagaacGATGAATCTTTAGCTGTTTTACTGAGAGACATTGATGCAGATTATGAAAAGCGTCGCCATGAGATAAAagagaaagagaaagctgaAAGGGAATCAAGAAGTCATcctttaaaactgttttttgaCAGTATGAGCGAAACAGCCATAAAGTTTCCAGAGTGGTTGCAAAGGGACATTAAAAGGAAAATCTTTACCATAATATCTGAAGCCGAAGATAAGTATGACAATTACTTATACGGAAGTCAGTTCTCATATGGATATTCAACATCTTCTGCTCAATCTACTCCACGCTCCCAAGACACTCCAGTCTCTCAAGATAATCCATACTTCCAAGATACTCAAAACAACGAAGGCACTTCGTTCACCGATACTACTTTCAATTGA